The genome window TAACTATTGCATGTTTTTCTTGCCATTTGAGTTTTAATTCTTGATGATACTTAATATAGTGTACAATGTTTATGTAGGTGAATAAAGAGATCCAAAGTGGTTGAAAAAGGGATAATGCCGCAACGTGAGATGATCTGAGTTTGAGATGTTATATGCTGACTTGGCATGCTACTTGGTGACCAAATACATGGTCACAACGAGGAAAGGAACTTAGTCTTGACCATATCGCCTGTTGAGGTATGAAGGAAGGAACTTAGTGGTAGATGTCACCGCGTACAAATGGTGAACTCGCAATGTCAAGAAACATAATCTTGGAAGGCAACCAATAGTGGGTAGTGTCACGATGTGGCAGTTGTTGAAGTTGCGACACCAAATCATTTGGTTGTGGCGAGAAGGATTATGTGGTCACAACGACGAAACCTTAAACTAAATGTTGAGAACACTATGGTCGCAACGTCGAGACAACTGAGGTCGCAACATCGCTCTACAAATCTAAGCTAAGTAATAATTACCAATGGCAACTAAGTGGAAATTGTAACTTTTAGCCTTTATGACCCATTTTAACAAAGGCAAATTGGTCAATTGGCTCATCTCTATATAAACCATTTTCTCATCAAAAttagaggaagaagaagagttAGGAGAAATTGTTAAAGAGAAATTCGTAAAGAGTTTTCAAATTTCCATAGAACATTTTAtggttttggtttaaatttgaatatggtGTAGCATGGACTACTTTGCAACATACTTTTCCAAATTCGATCTTCAATATTTGGCTAAGCATTTctaaaatcttatttatttttgctttgttAACTTTCATGATTAAAATACATGTTTGTGTGATGAATGCCATGTTGAACCAAATCTCTGATGGTTGATTGGAATATTAGCTCTAAGAATTGTTGATACGCTTATTGACAATAAGTTGATTGTTTGATTATGTTGCTAAACTTAGTAAGCTAGAATTGATGCCTCTAGCTGAATATTGAGATAAGTGAAATCGAGAGGTGAACTTATCATGTAAATGCTACATAGTCATATCGAATAATGAGACGAAGAGGTAAACTACGAACTAGGTGAAACCGAGAGGAGATCCTAGGCGATAACTCATAGGTTAAGATGAGACCAAGAGGAGATTCCTACTTATGAGTAACAATAAATTCAATCGAAGCTTGTGTATTTTCAATCCTAGAAAATAGTTGACTAATCGACCATTGCTTCATTCttacattaatttaaaacaagaaagaaagcGAATAGGTAGTGTAAGCATTAGGTAGTGCAGTTTAATAATCGTAGCTCCAAAATTGATGACACTAATAATTTGAACATTGAGTAAGTCGGTAGTTGCTTCGAGGTGAATTAATCAATTAAGCATAATACCTAGTCAATCCCTATGGAAGAATGATCCTTGGAACACTTACCACAATTATTTCATTGTAAACACtattatattacaacttgacacACTTGTGGTTTGTTGTgcttttaaattgttgaatattttgAACAACTTTAAGTGAGCACAAATGGGCaatcaagttgttggcgttgTTGCTAGGGATTGCAATGGTGTAATTGtgtttaattgattgttttgCTTTGTGGATAAGCAATACGACTAAAAAATAGCGAAATCGGTTAATGCTCTTTAGTTTCTTgtgttgttttcttttgataatTCTTTGTATTGTGTTTGCCTTGTTGAAAATCAAACTCGATCatattcaacaaaaaaatatagatgGTCAGTTGACTAGTTCGCATATGAGTTGAGGCCATGTATGCAATCGAAGACTCAACTCGAAAGTGGAGTTCTGGTGGCAATTCTTTTGGACAAGAATATTCTTACGAGTATTCTTATGATACTCATGGGTATACCAATGGAATAGATAGCTAAAACCCAAAGTGAACCGATAATTATCTGATGCATGATATTTGTTATCATAGTTATTATCAACACTAGGGTGAGTATGCTCAAAGACGGTATTACTTCATGTCATGATACAATGAATGTCATGTAAAGTCAAATAGAACAATTACCGCAAGCCGTAAGAATTCGATCCAATGTTTACACCCTTGCTGAGGAATATGTTGAGCATGATGCATCATAACATGAAGGGGGATATTCATCGTGAGGTTTTTGGAGAGGATGCTTCAAGTTTTGGTTTTCAACAGGAGTTGGGAGAGGAAACCAGTCATAGTATTGTGGGTGATGAAGACAatgtttctaatcctattaACATAGGAGTAGGAGTAGGAATAAAGGATAAGCAGAAAGGGCTTGAACCGATTATAAGTCGACACATTTTCCGATTTTACTTGAAGAAGTGCCACAAAAGCCAACAGAGGGATGTAAAGCTCGGGGAGTTAATGTTTCAAAGGAAGTAGATTTTGTAATTCCCGAAGTTTTAGTACATCGGACTAGGTTGATGATACGGTTGGGTTTTGGAGAAAAATATAGCTCGTGATATAGATGTCTCAAAGGTTGAAAATAagagttgaaaaaaaatttgaaagatcatTCAAGGTCGGAGAATGGGTTTACTTGAAGCTGCAACCTTATAGGCAGCAATCAATAGCTACCAAACCTTGCATGAAACTAGCCCCTACTTTTACCCCATATTATTGTCTTAATTATTTCCTTCAAAAGGAAATTATCGTCTTAATTAGTTTAAAGCACCAAACTGATCTTTAGGGGCCTGGTAACAAGTCAAATGGGTTTATTACAACAGCATAATTGAGATTAATAGTTCTGATCAAAGTGAAATGAAACCTTTCGGCCATTAAAGGGATTGAAACCTTAAGACTTGTTAAAGAGAAATCCAAATCTCTTTTTTAAGATTTTGTTGATAAAACTTCGGCATAACTTTTATTATTCCATAAGTCCCTTTAAATAGAGattataataactaaaattaggtatcaaattaaataaactcaAGAATATCACTACTGAGAAGTTACCATAGCATATATACATTTCAGTTGTAAATTAAAGAGGAACAATAAAGCATATTTCAGAAGTATCCAAGTTCCTAACAGGAAAACATATCTATGTACAGAATATTCAGTGCAAATTACTAAGTAACAATCACCACAAATACACTCAATTTAAACCATAAGTCTAGTCAGCTTAGTCCCACACTCCCCTCTACTTAGTTTGCTTAGAAATTAGTTAATTCATAACAAAGTGGTACCTTGAGTCCACGAAGCTTTCAACATCCCATAGAAAAGAACCGAAGGTAACAGCCTCCAAAACAAGTCTCTTCAAACCGCCAAAGCTAATTTTAATAAGCTCATCATTGGATGAATCAACAGTCCCTTGAGGAGTTATAGCAATCTCAGGTCTTCCAAATAGAGCCTCTGTGTGCTTCTCTATAATGCCAACAGCTTCTTTTGATCTAATTGAAGCGTATCTCTGAAGTGTCTCCCCATCGAAGGACATAACATAAGTCCTTAGTCGAGAGGGCTTTATCCCACTACCAAAACCTCCAGAACTGATCCCACCAGACCATGATGAGACTTCAGGGTGTGATGAAGCAGCTTGATAGGAGTCCCCTAGACCAGAAGGTCTTGTGTCATCCCCCACAGTTTGCTCAATGCTACTTTTGTCATCATCTGAAGCACTTGGAAGGACTTTCATTGTCCTCTCAAGCTGAAATCGCTGGTCAACCCGCCTCAGGAAGTATCCATACATCACCGACGCAGCATAGACCTGCCCAACCCTGAGTTTACTTATCTGTGCTACAGATGTTGACTCACCCAATCGATTTCCCAGGATGAGTGCTACGTGGTTTTGAATCATCTCATGGGCCTCAGCTGAGTGGATCTGCTCAAGCTTATCTTCTTGGCTAGGCCATGTGTCCACTCGACCTGAAGGATCTGCAGAAGAAGTTATAGCAGGAACCAAGGAAATATTGGCATCCATAAACTTTTGTACGACCAATGCATAGAGAATCTCTTCTAACGCCCTTTTCCGCT of Gossypium raimondii isolate GPD5lz chromosome 3, ASM2569854v1, whole genome shotgun sequence contains these proteins:
- the LOC105794109 gene encoding UV-B-induced protein At3g17800, chloroplastic, with the translated sequence MEAATVVGSSMSLHRTSCSAARSALLVANGPLFPRFAANPRSSFPIKLYSSVSYSKSRNRRMGLGGRRGMVVKASSSPDSAEPNAQIAPLRMESPIGQFLSQILISHPHLVPAAVEQQLEQLQTDRDTDEKKEEPSASGTDLVLYRRIAEVKANERKRALEEILYALVVQKFMDANISLVPAITSSADPSGRVDTWPSQEDKLEQIHSAEAHEMIQNHVALILGNRLGESTSVAQISKLRVGQVYAASVMYGYFLRRVDQRFQLERTMKVLPSASDDDKSSIEQTVGDDTRPSGLGDSYQAASSHPEVSSWSGGISSGGFGSGIKPSRLRTYVMSFDGETLQRYASIRSKEAVGIIEKHTEALFGRPEIAITPQGTVDSSNDELIKISFGGLKRLVLEAVTFGSFLWDVESFVDSRYHFVMN